A genomic segment from Thermus sp. LT1-2-5 encodes:
- a CDS encoding cupin domain-containing protein, producing the protein MEIRDLKRLARYSQEKMAKIPVFESPYMFYDLYALLPGQAQRVHAHEGADKVYFVLEGEVVVQVGEEEALLAPGMAVLAPAGKPHGVRNESASPALLLVVMAPKP; encoded by the coding sequence ATGGAGATCCGCGACCTTAAGCGCCTGGCCCGCTATAGCCAGGAGAAGATGGCCAAGATCCCGGTCTTTGAGTCGCCCTATATGTTCTACGACCTGTACGCCCTCCTTCCTGGCCAGGCCCAGAGGGTGCACGCCCACGAGGGGGCGGACAAGGTCTACTTCGTTCTGGAGGGGGAGGTGGTGGTGCAGGTGGGAGAAGAAGAGGCCCTTTTGGCCCCGGGGATGGCGGTTCTGGCCCCAGCGGGCAAGCCCCACGGGGTGCGGAACGAGTCCGCGAGCCCCGCCCTTCTCCTGGTGGTTATGGCCCCTAAGCCCTAG
- a CDS encoding succinate dehydrogenase iron-sulfur subunit, translated as MQVTLKILRFDPAKDSKPRWQTYQVEAEPWDRVLDLLHKVKWDQDGTLAFRRSCGHGICGSDAMLINGRNRLACKTLVKDLGSVITVEPIRGLPVEKDLIVDMEPFFAAYRAVKPFLINEEPPPQRERLQSPEERERFDQGTKCILCASCTTSCPVFWVNGTYIGPAAIVQAHRFIFDSRDRGKRERFKALGSGSGVWRCRTAYNCTEACPREIPVTQLIEEVKREILFDRF; from the coding sequence ATGCAGGTCACCCTGAAGATCCTCCGCTTTGACCCCGCCAAGGACTCCAAGCCCCGCTGGCAAACCTACCAGGTGGAGGCCGAGCCTTGGGACCGGGTCTTGGACCTCCTGCACAAGGTCAAGTGGGACCAAGACGGCACCCTGGCCTTCCGCCGTAGCTGCGGCCACGGCATCTGTGGCTCGGATGCCATGCTCATCAACGGCCGGAACCGCCTGGCCTGCAAGACCCTGGTGAAGGACTTGGGCAGCGTCATCACCGTGGAGCCCATCCGGGGTCTACCGGTGGAGAAGGACCTCATCGTGGACATGGAGCCCTTCTTCGCCGCCTACCGGGCGGTGAAGCCTTTCCTCATCAACGAGGAGCCCCCGCCCCAGAGGGAACGCCTCCAGTCCCCTGAGGAACGGGAGCGCTTCGATCAGGGCACCAAGTGCATCCTCTGTGCCAGCTGCACCACCAGCTGCCCCGTCTTCTGGGTGAACGGCACCTACATCGGTCCGGCCGCCATCGTCCAGGCCCACCGCTTTATCTTTGACTCCCGCGACCGGGGCAAACGGGAGCGCTTCAAGGCCCTGGGCTCGGGAAGCGGGGTGTGGCGGTGCCGCACCGCCTACAACTGCACCGAGGCCTGTCCCCGGGAGATCCCCGTCACCCAGCTTATTGAGGAGGTGAAGCGGGAAATCCTCTTTGACCGCTTCTAA
- the sdhC gene encoding succinate dehydrogenase, cytochrome b556 subunit, which produces MYRGREGQWAFYLHRISGLGILVFLMLHVANIASAMWGPEVSNTLMKFYHQPVFQVGLLFLIAGVLYHGFNGLRIILMDFTAWGVRYQRQLWYAVWVLFVLFYLPFLVKIGGGILGGGHGD; this is translated from the coding sequence ATGTACAGGGGAAGAGAAGGGCAGTGGGCGTTTTACCTGCACCGGATCTCGGGCCTGGGCATCCTGGTCTTCCTCATGCTCCACGTGGCCAACATCGCCAGCGCCATGTGGGGGCCGGAGGTGTCCAACACCCTCATGAAGTTCTATCACCAGCCCGTGTTCCAGGTGGGGCTTTTGTTCCTCATCGCCGGGGTGCTCTACCACGGCTTCAACGGGCTTAGGATCATCCTCATGGACTTCACCGCCTGGGGGGTGCGCTACCAGCGGCAACTTTGGTACGCCGTGTGGGTGCTCTTCGTCCTCTTCTACCTGCCCTTCTTGGTGAAGATTGGCGGTGGCATCCTGGGAGGGGGCCATGGCGATTAA
- the speD gene encoding adenosylmethionine decarboxylase, whose product MELFGFGPHLMVDGYDANPAKLQDAELVRRVLDELPEEMEMTKVLPPFVYSYGPNGEEGVTGVVIIAESHIAIHTFPKKRFLSIDIFSCKAFDMAKALKKLAEVFEIGRYETYMIHRGKEFPKDPELARKIVLGEREYLEARLS is encoded by the coding sequence GTGGAACTCTTCGGATTCGGTCCGCATCTCATGGTGGACGGGTACGACGCCAACCCCGCAAAGCTCCAGGACGCCGAGCTGGTGCGCCGCGTTCTGGACGAGCTCCCCGAGGAGATGGAAATGACCAAGGTGCTTCCCCCCTTCGTCTACAGCTACGGGCCCAACGGGGAAGAAGGGGTGACGGGGGTGGTGATCATCGCCGAAAGCCACATCGCCATCCACACCTTCCCCAAGAAGCGCTTCCTTTCCATCGACATCTTCTCCTGCAAGGCCTTTGACATGGCCAAGGCCCTGAAAAAGCTGGCCGAGGTCTTTGAGATCGGCCGCTACGAAACCTACATGATCCACCGGGGCAAGGAGTTCCCCAAGGACCCCGAGCTGGCCCGCAAGATCGTCCTGGGCGAGCGGGAGTACTTGGAGGCCCGCCTTAGCTAG
- the sdhA gene encoding succinate dehydrogenase flavoprotein subunit: MAHRHEVIVVGAGGAGLATALYAAREGADVAVVSKLYPTRSHTGAAQGGIGAALGNVEEDHWEWHMFDTVKGGDYLTDQDAAEVFAKEVIEAVIELEHMGLPFDRLPNGKIAQRRFGGHTKDWGKAPVHRAAHAADRTGHMILQTLYQQCVKHNITFYNEFHVTDVILEDGVAKGLVALELATGELHLFQAKAIVIASGGFGRIYKVTSNAYTLTGDLQAILYRKGLPLEDMEFYQFHPTGLYPLGILLTEGARGEGGILRNALGERFMERYAPTIKDLAPRDMVSRAMYLEVREGRGVGPKKDHVLLDLTHLPPEVIEKKLPDITEFSRIYLGVDPLKEPVPVMPTAHYAMGGIPTTLWGQVIQDEKNTVVPGLYAAGEAACVSLHGANRLGTNSLGDLVVFGRRAGIHAARFAKDADYHELTEEHLGPSRERIEQIKNSTGKEKVAALRAELQQSMMDHASVFRTGELLQKQVEILKELMDRYKRIAIDDKGDAYNTELVEALELGYLLEVSEALVHSALNRTESRGAHAREDYPERDDQNWLKHTLAYKVADGKVAFRYKPVVLGRFEPKARTY; this comes from the coding sequence ATGGCGCACAGACACGAGGTCATCGTGGTGGGGGCGGGCGGGGCGGGCCTCGCCACCGCCCTTTATGCGGCCAGGGAAGGCGCCGACGTGGCGGTGGTCAGCAAGCTCTATCCCACCCGGAGCCACACGGGGGCGGCCCAAGGGGGGATAGGGGCGGCCTTGGGCAACGTGGAGGAGGACCACTGGGAATGGCACATGTTCGATACGGTCAAGGGGGGAGACTACCTCACCGACCAAGACGCCGCCGAGGTCTTCGCCAAGGAGGTCATCGAGGCGGTGATCGAGCTAGAGCACATGGGCCTTCCCTTTGATCGCCTCCCCAACGGCAAGATCGCCCAGCGCCGCTTCGGTGGGCACACCAAGGACTGGGGCAAGGCCCCGGTGCACCGGGCGGCCCACGCCGCCGACCGCACCGGGCACATGATCCTCCAGACCCTCTACCAGCAGTGCGTTAAGCACAACATCACCTTCTACAACGAGTTCCACGTCACCGACGTGATCCTCGAGGACGGGGTGGCCAAGGGCCTGGTGGCCCTGGAGCTGGCCACGGGGGAGCTCCACCTCTTCCAGGCCAAGGCCATCGTCATCGCCTCCGGGGGGTTTGGCCGCATCTACAAGGTGACCTCCAACGCCTACACCCTCACGGGGGACCTGCAGGCCATCCTCTACCGCAAGGGCCTGCCCCTGGAGGACATGGAGTTCTACCAGTTCCATCCCACGGGGCTTTACCCCTTGGGCATCCTCCTCACCGAGGGGGCGCGGGGCGAGGGGGGGATTTTGCGCAATGCCCTGGGCGAGCGCTTCATGGAGCGCTACGCCCCCACCATCAAGGACCTGGCCCCGAGGGACATGGTTTCCCGGGCCATGTACCTGGAGGTGCGGGAAGGGCGCGGGGTGGGACCCAAGAAGGACCACGTGCTGTTGGACCTCACCCACCTGCCCCCCGAGGTCATCGAGAAAAAGCTCCCCGACATCACCGAGTTCAGCCGCATCTACCTGGGGGTGGACCCCTTGAAGGAGCCGGTTCCGGTGATGCCCACGGCCCACTACGCCATGGGGGGGATCCCCACCACCTTGTGGGGCCAGGTGATCCAGGACGAGAAGAACACCGTGGTTCCCGGGCTCTACGCCGCCGGGGAGGCGGCCTGCGTGAGCCTGCACGGGGCGAACCGCCTGGGCACCAACTCCTTGGGGGACCTGGTGGTCTTCGGCCGCCGGGCCGGGATCCACGCCGCCCGCTTCGCCAAGGACGCCGACTACCACGAGCTCACCGAGGAGCACCTGGGCCCAAGCCGGGAGCGCATTGAGCAGATCAAGAACTCCACGGGCAAGGAGAAGGTGGCCGCGCTAAGGGCCGAGTTGCAGCAGTCCATGATGGACCACGCCTCTGTGTTCCGCACCGGGGAGCTTTTGCAGAAGCAGGTGGAGATCCTCAAGGAGCTCATGGACCGCTACAAGAGGATCGCCATCGACGACAAGGGGGACGCTTACAACACCGAGCTGGTGGAGGCTTTGGAGCTCGGGTACCTCCTCGAGGTCTCCGAGGCCTTGGTCCACTCCGCCCTGAACCGCACGGAGTCCCGGGGAGCCCACGCCCGGGAGGACTACCCCGAGCGGGACGACCAGAACTGGCTCAAGCACACCCTGGCCTACAAGGTGGCAGACGGCAAGGTGGCCTTCCGCTACAAGCCCGTGGTCCTGGGCCGCTTTGAGCCTAAGGCCCGCACCTACTAG
- a CDS encoding succinate dehydrogenase hydrophobic membrane anchor subunit, which yields MAIKSKRYQEARLEATTNLELYWWVFMRISGVVLVFLLIGHMWMNSVMTDLNSIDYEYVAKRLSQTTWKVYDWLILALALLHGGNGLRYVLDDWIRHPAKRFWTKVVLYGLLAFLFFLGSLSLFNHDFGVN from the coding sequence ATGGCGATTAAGTCCAAGCGCTACCAAGAGGCCCGGCTCGAGGCCACCACCAACTTGGAGCTTTACTGGTGGGTCTTCATGCGCATCTCCGGGGTGGTCTTGGTCTTCTTGCTCATCGGCCACATGTGGATGAACTCCGTGATGACCGACCTCAACAGCATCGACTACGAGTACGTGGCCAAGAGACTTTCCCAGACCACCTGGAAGGTCTATGACTGGCTTATCCTAGCCCTGGCCCTCCTGCACGGGGGCAACGGGCTTCGCTACGTGTTGGACGACTGGATCCGCCACCCGGCCAAGCGCTTTTGGACCAAGGTGGTGCTGTACGGCCTCCTCGCTTTCCTCTTCTTCCTGGGGAGCCTGAGCCTGTTCAACCACGATTTTGGGGTGAACTAG